Proteins co-encoded in one Bacillus infantis NRRL B-14911 genomic window:
- a CDS encoding glutaredoxin family protein, producing MKDRQMRLYTREGCHLCDNAKKLILDLQAEHEFELEEVDISASDDLTERYGLMIPVVELDGEEVQFGRIDQFTLYEALTAKNRF from the coding sequence GTGAAAGATCGACAGATGCGATTATATACAAGAGAAGGCTGCCATTTGTGCGATAATGCAAAAAAATTAATCCTGGATCTTCAAGCAGAGCATGAATTTGAGCTTGAGGAAGTGGATATCAGCGCCAGCGATGATCTGACTGAACGGTACGGGCTTATGATTCCGGTCGTGGAACTGGATGGGGAAGAGGTCCAGTTTGGGCGGATTGATCAATTTACGCTATATGAAGCGCTTACAGCAAAAAACCGGTTCTAA